From Perognathus longimembris pacificus isolate PPM17 chromosome 22, ASM2315922v1, whole genome shotgun sequence, one genomic window encodes:
- the LOC125340208 gene encoding LOW QUALITY PROTEIN: uncharacterized protein LOC125340208 (The sequence of the model RefSeq protein was modified relative to this genomic sequence to represent the inferred CDS: substituted 1 base at 1 genomic stop codon) produces the protein MLGQVLWEDERVCVSLQEAERELLARLQPALASVGRGYSAALLLRGWGAGAPRLVPQLLQALFEEALPLHRSAGARSTLSLVQISPSGRTRDLLSAGMQDLSVLDVAPLGLVVEDASEVEVSDSKAASELYLQAAAGESXDCPLLRALAGEVAGEESEGSLLWIVSWLLEGNHYSGLLLRLNLQGSPLTVLQAALSGASGRRLQARQVQPTLWDAVGEAQARRASLKTLRLGLLGDTLTCGGLNQLGRALRELQVKGKPLKYFKQGGQHFSQLSAAGSASPLGSGLHQKHPLRDSKEQAKQTPDVALQFFLAQAQRQRLLKQHQILIQEERKRLEQEQVAGEEVEGLVTEEAYEERQRWHREQTVLRLQVECLQAERDAAERDLLALHDLHVQATRAQTCHMLQVFRAWRGRWEEKATTAEHRYRSLLATVLQDAVDLASQNEELRVQNRQLQPSPGQARPGQLDSCPGD, from the exons ATGCTGGGCCAGGTCCTCTGGGAGGATGAACGTGTCTGTGTCTCCTTGCAGGAGGCAGAGCGGGAGCTGCTGGCACGGCTCCAGCCCGCGCTGGCTTCTGTGGGCCGAGGGTATAGTGCAGCCCTTCTGCTCCGAGGGTGGGGAGCAGGGGCTCCCCGGCTGGTGCCTCAG CTGCTGCAGGCGCTGTTTGAGGAGGCTCTGCCCCTGCACCGCTCTGCGGGAGCGCGCAGTACTCTGAGCCTGGTGCAG ATCAGCCCCAGCGGGAGAACCCGGGACCTGCTCTCCGCAGGGATGCAGGACCTGTCAGTACTGGATGTGGCCCCTCTGGGTTT GGTAGTGGAAGATGCCAGCGAAGTGGAGGTGTCTGACTCAAAAGCTGCCTCCGAGCTGTACTTGCAGGCTGCGGCGGGGGAGAGCTG AGACTGCCCTCTTCTTCGTGCACTGGCTGGCGAGGTTGCTGGGGAGGAATCGGAGGGTTCTCTACTCTGGATTGTTTCATGGCTTCTGGAAGGAAACCACTACAGTGGCCTACTTCTTCGCCTGAATCTCCAAG GAAGTCCCCTGACCGTGCTCCAGGCTGCTCTGTCGGGGGCCTCGGGAAGGAGGCTGCAGGCGAGGCAGGTGCAGCCCACCCTTTGGGATGCAGTCGGAGAGGCCCAGGCCCGCCGGGCCAGCCTGAAGACGCTGCGTTTAGGCCTTCTTGGAGACACCTTAACATGCGGCGGCCTTAACCAGCTAGGCAGGGCGCTACGAGAACTCCAG GTCAAAGGCAAGCCACTGAAGTATTTTAAGCAAGGAGGACAACATTTCTCCCAACTGTCAG CAGCAGGAAGCGCATCACCTCTAGGGTCTGGGCTCCATCAAAAGCATCCTCTCAGAGATTCCAAGGAACAG GCCAAGCAGACCCCAGACGTTGCCCTGCAGTTCTtcctggcccaggcccagaggcagAGACTGCTAAAGCAGCACCAAATTTTAATCCAAGAGGAGCGGAAGCGTTTGGAACAAGAGCAAGTGGCAGGTGAAGAGGTCGAAGGCCTGGTGACTGAAGAG GCCTATGAGGAAAGACAGAGGTGGCACCGGGAGCAGACAGTGCTGAGACTCCAGGTAGAGTGTCTGCAGGCAGAGCGGGACGCTGCCGAACGGGACCTGCTGGCCCTCCATGACCTGCACGTGCAAGCCACCCGGGCGCAGACGTGCCACATGCTGCAG GTGTTCCGAGCCTGGCGAGGGCGATGGGAGGAGAAGGCCACAACCGCAGAGCACCGTTACCGCAGCCTGCTGGCTACTGTCCTGCAAGATGC